In Anaerolineales bacterium, one DNA window encodes the following:
- a CDS encoding SDR family oxidoreductase: protein MKIIVFGASRGVGLEVVKQALEGGYQVTAFVRSPEKFTVTHPNLTVFKGDSMDAEAVEKAIAGQDAVISALGPTRPPVPHMMETSAKNIVAGMRKHGVRRLVSTTGAGVRQPEDQPKFIDHFIGFLLNLLAKDVVLDSAANVKVIRESDLDWTVVRYPRLMDGEHKGKYQVGYVSKSSGTQLSRADGADFVLKELTELKWLKKLPVASY, encoded by the coding sequence ATGAAGATCATAGTATTTGGTGCATCGCGTGGGGTTGGGCTGGAAGTGGTCAAGCAGGCATTGGAGGGAGGATATCAGGTGACTGCATTTGTGCGTTCCCCTGAGAAGTTCACGGTGACACATCCCAACTTGACCGTATTCAAAGGCGACTCGATGGATGCTGAAGCTGTCGAGAAGGCGATTGCCGGGCAGGATGCAGTCATCAGCGCCCTGGGTCCGACTCGTCCGCCTGTTCCCCACATGATGGAAACTTCAGCAAAAAACATAGTAGCCGGGATGAGGAAACATGGTGTGCGCCGGCTGGTCTCCACGACTGGCGCAGGAGTACGGCAACCCGAAGATCAACCTAAATTTATTGATCACTTCATCGGATTTCTGCTCAATCTATTGGCAAAAGATGTAGTGCTGGATTCTGCTGCAAATGTGAAGGTGATTCGGGAGTCTGATTTGGATTGGACGGTAGTGAGGTATCCGCGCCTGATGGATGGCGAACACAAAGGTAAGTATCAGGTCGGGTATGTAAGCAAGAGTTCGGGTACGCAACTTTCCCGTGCCGATGGCGCAGACTTTGTCTTGAAGGAACTGACCGAACTGAAGTGGTTGAAGAAATTACCAGTGGCAAGTTATTGA
- a CDS encoding TetR/AcrR family transcriptional regulator, translating to MSNAREQILQTTCALLEKQGYHGTGLNEIVKESGSPKGSLYYYFPEGKEQITAEAVLQSGKQTTERIRQGLTESSNAAKAISDFILNIAEHVERSSFAAGSPLTAVAMETATTSPRINAACHEAYQMLKSAFHDKLIECGYSKTKADELATFIVSAIEGGVILSRTSHTADPLRLVAKQLKILLAL from the coding sequence ATGAGCAATGCCCGCGAACAAATCCTGCAAACCACCTGTGCCCTGCTGGAAAAACAGGGCTATCACGGCACCGGCTTGAACGAGATCGTCAAGGAAAGCGGTTCTCCAAAAGGCTCGTTGTACTATTATTTTCCAGAGGGCAAGGAACAGATTACGGCAGAGGCGGTCCTTCAATCCGGAAAACAAACTACCGAGCGGATTCGCCAGGGATTAACAGAAAGTTCCAACGCCGCCAAAGCAATTTCTGACTTCATTCTGAATATTGCGGAACATGTCGAACGATCCAGTTTTGCGGCGGGCAGTCCACTGACGGCTGTGGCGATGGAAACGGCGACCACCTCACCACGGATCAATGCAGCCTGTCACGAGGCGTATCAAATGTTGAAATCCGCCTTTCATGACAAGTTGATCGAATGTGGGTATTCGAAAACGAAAGCTGATGAATTGGCGACCTTCATTGTTTCTGCTATCGAAGGTGGGGTCATCTTGAGTCGCACATCGCATACTGCCGACCCGCTGCGCCTGGTGGCAAAACAATTGAAAATCTTGTTGGCTTTATAG
- a CDS encoding NmrA family NAD(P)-binding protein yields the protein MSSLILVIGALGNVGTEVVRQILARGGKVRAADMDVNRLRERFGEVVEAVRFDFTDPSTFEETFTGVTAMFYMRPPHITNIQRDMVPSMDAAKRAGVTHAVFLSLIGIENTKYVPHYKVETYLKAINMQTTFLRCSFFMQNLNTTHRREIKERNEIFVPVGKAKTAFVDARDIGAVAAVALLEDGHAGRNYDLTGSERLDYWEAARIMSEVLGRRITYRNPNPLYFLIETIRRGTPFMFALVMTGLYTSTRFGMAEPITDEVERLTGISPITFRQYVTDYEDAWK from the coding sequence ATGTCATCCCTTATATTGGTAATTGGTGCGCTTGGAAATGTTGGTACGGAGGTCGTAAGGCAGATACTTGCCAGAGGTGGAAAAGTCCGCGCGGCGGATATGGATGTGAATAGACTCAGGGAGCGATTTGGCGAAGTGGTCGAAGCGGTTCGTTTTGATTTTACCGATCCATCCACTTTTGAAGAGACGTTTACAGGTGTAACGGCAATGTTTTACATGCGTCCACCGCATATCACGAACATCCAGCGGGATATGGTTCCTTCGATGGATGCCGCCAAACGCGCGGGTGTAACCCATGCCGTGTTTCTCTCCCTGATCGGGATCGAGAACACAAAATATGTCCCCCACTACAAGGTGGAGACCTATTTGAAGGCAATCAACATGCAAACAACCTTTTTACGCTGTAGTTTCTTTATGCAGAATCTGAATACCACCCATCGCCGTGAGATCAAGGAAAGAAATGAGATTTTTGTGCCGGTGGGAAAGGCAAAAACCGCCTTTGTCGATGCGCGCGACATCGGGGCGGTGGCGGCGGTGGCTTTGCTGGAGGATGGACATGCCGGCAGGAACTACGACCTGACTGGCAGTGAACGCTTGGATTATTGGGAAGCAGCCAGGATCATGAGCGAGGTATTGGGACGAAGAATCACCTACCGCAACCCGAACCCGCTTTATTTCCTGATCGAGACGATACGCAGGGGTACGCCTTTCATGTTTGCCCTGGTGATGACGGGTTTGTACACATCCACACGTTTCGGAATGGCGGAACCGATCACAGATGAAGTCGAGCGATTAACTGGGATTAGCCCGATCACATTCAGGCAATATGTAACAGATTATGAAGATGCCTGGAAGTAA
- a CDS encoding L,D-transpeptidase: MTRHPLTRRDFLKIAALGAGALAFRPFTWQGISELQQSELLGRITVGKVDVYARPDGNEQIVGALYEDQVIPWIREVVGTMPGRINQRWVETPYGYVWGGNLQPVRNLPNSPVSTLPSTSLGPGMWVEVTVPYVDLILDNPPSRAPWLQYRESIGLPARFVYSQVVWVDQIRAEADGRVWYRLNERFGSGDLFWGPAEAFRPLTADEIAPVNPEAEEKRIVVNIDYQTLSCYEGKNEVYFARISSGALYDAWGNPVDAWATPVGEFPIWRKAISLPLSGGSASAGWSLPAVGWVSLFVGSGVAIHSTYWHNNYGEPSSRGCVNASPEDAKWIFRWSQPLVSYDPGDVTVEMPGGTRVSVEKKEF, from the coding sequence ATGACAAGACATCCACTCACTCGCCGTGATTTTCTAAAGATCGCCGCATTGGGCGCCGGCGCACTTGCCTTTCGACCATTTACCTGGCAGGGGATTTCAGAATTACAACAGTCGGAACTGTTGGGGCGTATCACGGTTGGCAAGGTGGATGTATATGCGCGCCCAGATGGGAATGAACAGATCGTGGGCGCTCTGTATGAGGATCAGGTTATCCCCTGGATTCGGGAAGTGGTTGGAACCATGCCCGGCAGGATCAATCAACGCTGGGTCGAGACTCCCTATGGTTATGTGTGGGGCGGAAACCTGCAACCCGTGCGCAACCTGCCAAATTCGCCAGTGTCCACTCTGCCAAGTACGAGTCTGGGACCTGGCATGTGGGTTGAAGTCACCGTTCCTTATGTAGACTTGATTCTCGATAATCCGCCATCGCGCGCACCGTGGCTCCAATACCGCGAATCGATTGGGCTGCCGGCGCGGTTCGTCTATAGTCAGGTGGTCTGGGTGGATCAGATTCGCGCCGAAGCGGATGGAAGAGTCTGGTATCGGTTGAATGAACGCTTTGGATCCGGCGACCTGTTCTGGGGTCCGGCTGAGGCGTTTCGTCCACTGACTGCGGATGAAATCGCTCCCGTTAACCCGGAAGCGGAAGAAAAAAGGATCGTGGTCAATATTGATTATCAAACCTTATCGTGCTATGAGGGAAAGAATGAGGTGTATTTCGCGCGTATTTCCAGTGGCGCACTGTACGATGCATGGGGCAATCCTGTGGATGCATGGGCGACCCCGGTAGGCGAATTCCCGATCTGGCGGAAGGCGATCTCCTTGCCATTAAGCGGTGGAAGTGCATCAGCAGGCTGGAGTCTGCCGGCTGTTGGGTGGGTCAGTTTATTCGTTGGCTCCGGTGTGGCAATCCATTCCACCTATTGGCACAACAATTATGGTGAACCCTCCTCACGAGGATGCGTCAACGCCAGCCCGGAGGATGCAAAATGGATCTTTCGCTGGTCTCAACCACTTGTATCTTACGACCCTGGGGATGTTACCGTGGAGATGCCAGGTGGAACCCGGGTGAGCGTTGAAAAGAAAGAGTTTTAG
- a CDS encoding ubiquinol-cytochrome c reductase iron-sulfur subunit has protein sequence MAHKTDISRRDFIKSVAGFVGMLIGIGIGLPSILYLLSPSLEKTQDDLIIDLGSLERYPIGIPTRFEFTRTRVNGWERTATNYGLFVLRKSESEVRVFSNICTHLGCRVTWHPDQGHYISPCHDGHFDMVGNVVSGPPPRPLDEFTAEIKNGNLIVSLPPVKRKG, from the coding sequence ATGGCGCACAAAACAGATATCAGCCGTCGTGACTTCATCAAATCGGTTGCCGGATTCGTCGGAATGCTCATCGGCATTGGGATCGGCCTTCCCTCCATTTTGTATCTTCTTTCGCCATCGCTTGAAAAAACGCAAGACGATTTAATCATCGATCTTGGCTCGCTTGAAAGATATCCGATTGGCATTCCAACCCGGTTTGAATTTACCCGCACCAGGGTCAACGGATGGGAACGGACGGCAACCAACTATGGCTTGTTCGTTCTGCGTAAGAGTGAAAGTGAAGTAAGGGTATTCTCTAACATTTGCACCCACCTTGGCTGTCGTGTTACCTGGCATCCTGACCAGGGACATTACATCAGTCCCTGCCATGACGGTCATTTTGATATGGTTGGTAATGTGGTCAGCGGTCCGCCGCCGCGTCCTCTGGATGAATTCACTGCTGAAATAAAAAATGGCAATCTCATTGTTTCCCTTCCGCCTGTAAAGCGGAAAGGGTAA
- a CDS encoding YHS domain-containing protein, with protein sequence MNSFNMRKFYPTGQEFEIDPVCEMKVDPKNPPFQVVHKGRTYYFCSEVCKHLFERIPDQYVRIEEDKV encoded by the coding sequence ATGAATAGTTTTAATATGCGGAAATTTTATCCGACCGGGCAGGAGTTTGAAATCGATCCTGTGTGTGAAATGAAAGTCGATCCAAAGAACCCGCCCTTTCAGGTTGTTCACAAAGGGAGGACTTATTACTTTTGCTCCGAGGTCTGCAAACATCTTTTTGAACGTATTCCCGATCAATATGTTCGAATTGAAGAAGATAAAGTTTGA
- a CDS encoding beta-propeller fold lactonase family protein — protein sequence MNKFLIWKIMPALIIATVVLSACGAPAKPEMTEQPAQTQPDQPVAGLDGTVWVADEEGNSITVINAATNQVLTTLTGVEGAHNLQVAPDGKTVWAVSGHDSLAIMIDAVTFEIHGVVPTGMMPAHIVLTPDGKKAYATNGGDNTVTVIDVEAMSAIATIPVGEYPHGLRVSPDGMWVYVANAKSTTLSVIDTAQDVKVADIEVGERPVQVGFSPDGEFVYFSLNGENALGRVDVAAQKLVGKVDVGGGPIQVFVTPNNKFVLTANQGTKDTPSTTVSVVDVATFQVIATIETGQGAHGVVIDPSSQYAYISNIYEDTVSAIDLEKMAVVATVPTGMAPNGISFSPLPAPGNVSAEIQLEIPEGGMNMPMP from the coding sequence ATGAATAAGTTTTTGATTTGGAAGATTATGCCCGCGCTGATCATCGCCACGGTTGTCTTGAGTGCATGTGGCGCGCCGGCGAAACCTGAAATGACCGAACAACCCGCCCAGACCCAACCGGATCAACCCGTTGCAGGATTGGATGGAACAGTTTGGGTGGCAGACGAGGAGGGCAACAGCATTACCGTGATCAATGCGGCGACGAATCAAGTCCTGACCACGCTTACCGGAGTCGAGGGCGCCCACAACCTACAGGTTGCCCCGGATGGCAAAACTGTTTGGGCGGTGAGCGGGCACGACTCACTGGCGATCATGATCGATGCCGTCACTTTTGAGATTCATGGTGTCGTGCCGACCGGGATGATGCCCGCACATATCGTGCTGACACCCGATGGCAAAAAAGCGTATGCCACGAACGGCGGGGATAATACGGTCACTGTGATTGATGTGGAAGCGATGTCTGCCATTGCCACGATCCCGGTCGGCGAGTATCCTCACGGTTTGCGCGTCAGCCCCGACGGGATGTGGGTTTACGTTGCCAATGCCAAATCCACCACTCTGAGCGTGATTGACACCGCGCAGGATGTGAAGGTCGCCGATATAGAAGTTGGCGAGCGTCCTGTTCAAGTGGGCTTTTCGCCCGACGGTGAGTTTGTTTACTTCTCCCTCAACGGTGAAAACGCCCTTGGCAGGGTGGACGTTGCTGCGCAGAAACTGGTCGGCAAGGTGGATGTGGGCGGAGGTCCGATCCAGGTTTTTGTGACCCCCAACAACAAGTTTGTTCTGACCGCCAATCAGGGGACAAAGGATACCCCAAGCACCACTGTGTCGGTTGTGGATGTCGCGACTTTCCAGGTGATTGCAACCATTGAAACAGGGCAGGGCGCACACGGAGTCGTGATTGATCCATCGAGCCAATACGCCTACATATCGAATATCTATGAAGACACGGTATCGGCCATTGACTTGGAAAAAATGGCGGTTGTCGCCACCGTCCCAACGGGCATGGCTCCCAATGGCATTAGCTTCTCGCCGCTTCCCGCGCCGGGGAATGTCTCTGCGGAAATTCAACTTGAAATCCCGGAGGGTGGCATGAATATGCCCATGCCGTGA
- a CDS encoding copper oxidase — MNNDNSGMADGTPTPGSMMMENPEAAHMMEPITAPNVQPATEADGGQPLEYRLEDGVKVFELTTKAVQWEILDGVTVTAFTYNGTVPGPMIRVTEGDQVRVIVKNELPDPTTIHWHGVEVPNAMDGVPGVTQDPIQPGETFTYEFTAKPAGTFMYHSHYEGDVQVGAGLYAPFIIDPKEPDANPPVVDKTLMISEWRMTDGQTYAAMPMSGMEPNYFTINGKSFPATETITVKKGDLVRLRFIAIGQFIHPMHLHGVPFRIVATDGHPVPEVAQLTKDTVSVAPGERYDIEFVATETGQWMLHCHILHHTTNDNVEPGGLMLMIEVVE; from the coding sequence ATGAATAATGACAATTCAGGTATGGCGGATGGGACGCCCACCCCGGGCAGCATGATGATGGAAAACCCCGAAGCGGCTCATATGATGGAGCCGATCACGGCTCCCAACGTCCAGCCTGCCACCGAAGCTGATGGCGGACAGCCCTTGGAATACCGCCTGGAAGATGGCGTCAAGGTCTTTGAGTTAACCACCAAGGCTGTTCAATGGGAAATCCTGGATGGAGTGACCGTCACCGCATTCACATATAACGGAACCGTTCCCGGACCGATGATCCGCGTTACGGAAGGTGATCAGGTTCGGGTGATCGTAAAGAACGAATTACCCGATCCAACTACGATCCACTGGCATGGAGTCGAAGTCCCAAATGCAATGGACGGCGTTCCGGGCGTTACCCAGGATCCGATCCAGCCGGGTGAGACGTTTACTTACGAGTTCACCGCCAAGCCGGCAGGGACGTTCATGTATCACTCGCATTATGAGGGCGATGTGCAGGTTGGCGCCGGGCTTTATGCGCCCTTCATCATTGACCCAAAGGAACCGGATGCCAATCCACCCGTTGTGGATAAAACCCTGATGATCTCGGAATGGCGTATGACGGATGGGCAAACGTATGCCGCCATGCCCATGAGTGGGATGGAGCCCAATTACTTCACGATCAACGGCAAGTCCTTCCCTGCCACCGAAACCATCACTGTCAAGAAAGGCGATCTGGTTCGGCTGCGTTTCATCGCGATTGGTCAATTCATTCATCCGATGCATCTGCATGGTGTACCCTTCAGGATCGTGGCGACGGATGGGCATCCTGTCCCCGAGGTGGCACAGTTGACCAAGGACACGGTCAGTGTCGCACCGGGAGAACGCTACGACATTGAGTTCGTCGCCACAGAGACCGGACAATGGATGTTGCACTGTCACATCCTGCACCACACCACCAACGACAATGTTGAACCAGGTGGTTTGATGTTGATGATCGAAGTCGTTGAATAA
- a CDS encoding FixH family protein — MRKMFFISMLVLLAGVLAACGGSAQPVAPVETGSSSPVNIQVETNPNPAMMGDMELILTITDGDGKPIEGATVDVSADHTDMTGMGMSGLATEQGEGRYSINANFSMSGNWKITVYVRKDGLDYKEDIEFKVQ, encoded by the coding sequence ATGCGAAAGATGTTCTTTATTAGTATGTTGGTTTTGCTGGCAGGTGTATTGGCGGCTTGCGGCGGTTCCGCACAGCCTGTTGCACCAGTCGAGACAGGATCATCGAGTCCGGTAAATATCCAGGTGGAGACCAATCCCAATCCTGCCATGATGGGCGACATGGAATTGATCCTGACGATCACGGATGGAGATGGCAAGCCCATCGAGGGTGCGACTGTGGATGTTTCTGCCGACCACACGGACATGACCGGCATGGGGATGAGCGGTCTCGCCACCGAGCAGGGTGAAGGGCGCTATTCCATCAATGCCAACTTCAGCATGAGCGGCAATTGGAAGATTACCGTGTATGTCCGCAAGGATGGTCTGGATTACAAGGAAGATATCGAGTTCAAAGTGCAATAA
- a CDS encoding DUF3105 domain-containing protein: protein MNNKQRRQHIQQRNRKQKLLAGIIWGGTGLAVLVILGVMVWQGIKPAAGEAVAIMKSDPHLPTDSDPGQYNSDPPTSGLHYATEAQAGFYEENIYTYPAAYLVHNLEHGYVIIWYNCDLLNETGCAELKSQIRTVINDLGGVKLIAYPWNSIDVPVALTSWGRIQRFEIFDMDLAKAFYRANLNRAPEPNAP, encoded by the coding sequence ATGAACAACAAACAAAGACGACAACACATTCAACAAAGAAATAGAAAACAAAAACTGCTTGCAGGCATCATCTGGGGCGGAACCGGACTCGCCGTATTGGTGATCCTTGGAGTCATGGTCTGGCAGGGGATTAAACCAGCCGCAGGGGAGGCAGTTGCCATTATGAAGAGCGATCCGCATCTCCCCACCGACTCTGACCCGGGACAATATAATTCCGACCCGCCAACATCCGGATTGCATTATGCAACCGAAGCCCAGGCGGGGTTTTATGAAGAGAATATTTATACATATCCTGCTGCTTATCTTGTCCATAACCTGGAGCACGGGTATGTGATCATCTGGTACAACTGCGACCTGCTGAATGAGACGGGATGCGCGGAGTTGAAATCACAGATCCGCACGGTCATTAACGACCTGGGTGGAGTGAAGCTGATTGCCTATCCCTGGAATTCCATTGATGTTCCGGTCGCATTAACCTCCTGGGGGCGGATTCAAAGGTTCGAGATCTTCGACATGGATTTAGCCAAAGCTTTTTACCGCGCCAACCTCAATCGCGCCCCTGAACCAAACGCCCCATGA
- a CDS encoding DUF2085 domain-containing protein: MSTTTLNAPKITNAFQWIGTHWFAVFLTIYGVWVFVPFLAPVFMQIGWTGAGRAVYFIYSFFCHQLPERSLFWFGEKTMYSLGEIQAVWQNTSNPMILRQFIGNEPMGWKVAWSDRMISFYTSVWLFAALWYPFRHTIKTLSWWGFILLLLPMALDGGTHMVSDFAGIGNGFRDTNAWLAVLTNNTFPATFYAGDALGSFNSLMRFLTGLLAGLGLVWLAFPFINQSQVYNQQLDTLSHAKVIEQIKNQNTHSPGG, encoded by the coding sequence ATGTCAACAACCACCTTGAATGCCCCTAAAATAACGAATGCCTTTCAGTGGATAGGCACTCATTGGTTTGCCGTTTTTCTGACCATCTATGGTGTTTGGGTATTTGTTCCCTTCCTTGCGCCGGTTTTCATGCAGATCGGCTGGACGGGTGCAGGCAGGGCGGTCTACTTCATTTACTCGTTCTTCTGCCACCAACTCCCGGAACGCTCCCTCTTTTGGTTCGGCGAAAAGACCATGTATTCCCTGGGCGAAATCCAGGCGGTCTGGCAGAACACATCCAATCCCATGATCCTGCGCCAATTCATCGGCAACGAACCGATGGGCTGGAAGGTGGCGTGGTCGGATCGCATGATCTCGTTCTATACCAGCGTCTGGCTTTTTGCGGCATTGTGGTATCCCTTCCGACACACGATAAAGACTTTGAGTTGGTGGGGATTTATTCTGCTCCTGCTGCCGATGGCGCTGGATGGTGGAACACACATGGTCAGCGATTTTGCCGGTATCGGAAATGGATTTCGTGATACAAATGCATGGCTGGCAGTGTTGACAAACAACACCTTTCCTGCAACGTTTTACGCCGGTGATGCGCTGGGATCGTTCAACTCGCTCATGCGCTTCCTTACCGGGCTTTTGGCGGGGCTGGGTCTTGTCTGGCTTGCCTTCCCGTTCATTAATCAATCACAAGTTTATAATCAGCAATTGGATACATTAAGCCATGCCAAAGTCATCGAGCAAATCAAAAACCAAAATACGCATTCTCCTGGCGGATGA
- a CDS encoding response regulator transcription factor yields the protein MPKSSSKSKTKIRILLADDHHIVRAGVRQLLESATDLQVIAEAGDGEEAQVLIQKHKPDVAVLDIQMPKASGIEVTRWVRAHLPEVGVLILTAYNDDPYVMAVLQAGANGYVLKTGQADELIQAVRDVYEGKSALDPSITSKLMSTIFKGPEKKIVEPLTDRELDVLRLAAKGFTNKSIGVQLNISDRTVQGHLAHIFAKLQANSRTEAVMRGVALGLISQSSGNIPEE from the coding sequence ATGCCAAAGTCATCGAGCAAATCAAAAACCAAAATACGCATTCTCCTGGCGGATGACCACCATATCGTCCGTGCAGGGGTGCGACAACTGCTTGAGAGTGCGACCGACCTCCAGGTCATTGCCGAGGCAGGAGACGGGGAGGAGGCGCAGGTCTTAATCCAAAAACACAAGCCGGATGTTGCCGTGCTTGATATTCAGATGCCCAAAGCCAGCGGTATTGAAGTCACACGATGGGTGCGTGCCCATCTGCCCGAAGTGGGCGTGTTAATCCTGACCGCTTATAACGATGATCCCTACGTGATGGCGGTTTTGCAGGCAGGTGCAAATGGCTATGTCCTCAAAACTGGGCAGGCGGATGAGCTGATCCAGGCGGTGCGTGATGTCTATGAAGGTAAGTCTGCACTCGATCCATCCATCACCAGCAAGTTGATGTCCACCATCTTCAAAGGACCGGAAAAAAAGATCGTCGAACCATTAACTGACCGTGAACTGGATGTGCTGCGACTCGCGGCGAAGGGGTTCACCAACAAATCCATCGGTGTGCAACTGAATATCAGCGACCGCACCGTGCAGGGACATCTTGCGCACATCTTCGCCAAACTGCAAGCCAACAGCCGCACCGAGGCTGTCATGCGCGGGGTGGCGCTGGGGTTGATCTCACAAAGCTCGGGCAATATTCCAGAAGAATGA
- a CDS encoding histidine kinase — MKRILPGWRGLTQLFAVTVLPLTLLLLFIAFGGVNMHQQDMRTLVGERDERAVQSAAAALQSELHHRMATVSSMAVLASEDISFKDIFATTTDLAKDFNGGIAFLNTDGHLIEKTGNDRFWGWVSQNSYSIKLASSSSPQLVFSDPTLDPNSNQLFVIISAYSDSRDVIVAGAFSPETLASETLTPTYPAGSHVTIYLLDNSRRILFVSGALERESLDADHPGVAEALAGRSGVLYVKKEATEHVVAYSPIETAGWALITEEEWEMVISPSLQLTQMAPLVMVPAFILALIAIWFGAKQIVQPLQKLESKAAALAWGDFEAIKESVGGISEVQHLQMELTEMSRKVQAAQEGLHDYIGAITSAQEEERARLARELHDDTIQAVIALKQRVQLAQRSVKDQNGKQSLKELENLAEQTIENLRRLTRALRPIYLEDLGLVTALEMLAREISQVNSLIVDFQKTGNERRLSREVELSLYRIAQEALNNVAKHSGATRADLSIRYSDSEITLMISDNGHGFVAPASPTEFAPNGHFGLLGIHERADLIGARLGIESTQGQGTRIEIRL; from the coding sequence ATGAAACGAATCCTGCCAGGCTGGCGCGGTCTGACGCAACTCTTTGCCGTCACGGTTCTGCCGCTGACGCTTTTGTTATTGTTCATTGCGTTCGGCGGGGTCAACATGCACCAGCAGGACATGCGCACCCTGGTCGGGGAACGTGACGAACGCGCCGTGCAGTCCGCCGCCGCAGCGCTGCAATCCGAACTTCATCATCGCATGGCGACTGTTTCGAGCATGGCGGTGCTGGCATCCGAGGATATTTCCTTCAAGGATATATTTGCCACCACCACCGACCTGGCAAAGGATTTCAACGGGGGGATTGCCTTTCTAAATACGGATGGGCACTTAATCGAGAAAACGGGGAATGACAGATTTTGGGGATGGGTATCCCAAAACTCCTACTCGATCAAACTCGCTTCTTCATCCAGCCCTCAACTTGTTTTCTCCGACCCGACCCTGGATCCAAACTCCAACCAACTCTTTGTCATCATCTCAGCCTATTCTGACTCCCGCGATGTGATTGTCGCCGGCGCGTTTTCACCCGAGACACTCGCGTCCGAAACCCTGACACCCACCTACCCGGCGGGCAGTCACGTGACCATCTATCTATTGGATAATTCCCGCCGTATTTTGTTCGTCAGCGGTGCGCTCGAACGCGAAAGCCTGGATGCGGACCATCCTGGAGTGGCGGAAGCTCTGGCAGGCAGGAGTGGCGTTCTGTATGTGAAAAAGGAAGCGACGGAACATGTAGTCGCCTATAGCCCCATTGAAACTGCAGGCTGGGCATTGATCACGGAGGAGGAATGGGAAATGGTGATCAGCCCCTCCCTGCAATTGACCCAGATGGCTCCGCTGGTAATGGTGCCCGCCTTCATCCTGGCATTGATTGCCATCTGGTTCGGCGCCAAACAGATCGTCCAGCCCCTGCAAAAACTTGAGTCCAAGGCGGCGGCGCTGGCATGGGGGGATTTCGAAGCCATAAAGGAGTCAGTTGGCGGCATATCTGAGGTCCAACACCTGCAAATGGAATTGACCGAAATGTCGCGTAAAGTGCAGGCGGCTCAGGAGGGATTGCACGATTACATCGGCGCGATCACCTCGGCACAGGAAGAAGAACGTGCCAGACTGGCGCGGGAACTGCATGACGACACCATTCAGGCGGTCATTGCATTGAAACAACGGGTGCAACTGGCGCAGAGATCGGTCAAGGATCAAAATGGAAAACAATCCCTTAAGGAACTCGAAAATCTGGCGGAGCAGACCATCGAAAACCTGCGCCGCCTGACACGGGCGCTGCGTCCCATTTATCTCGAAGATCTGGGACTGGTCACTGCGTTGGAAATGCTGGCGCGGGAGATCAGCCAGGTTAATTCTCTGATCGTTGATTTTCAAAAAACCGGTAACGAACGTCGTCTCTCGCGCGAGGTGGAATTGTCGCTATATCGCATTGCGCAGGAAGCGCTCAATAATGTGGCTAAACATTCCGGGGCGACTCGTGCCGACTTGTCCATCCGTTATTCTGATTCGGAAATAACACTGATGATCTCTGATAATGGCCACGGCTTTGTCGCTCCTGCCAGCCCGACGGAATTTGCTCCCAACGGGCATTTTGGACTGCTCGGTATTCATGAACGTGCGGACCTGATCGGGGCACGGCTGGGAATTGAGTCCACCCAAGGACAGGGAACCAGGATCGAAATTCGCTTGTAA